The Candidatus Delongbacteria bacterium genomic sequence GGACCCTATGATGAATCAAGTGAAAGGCTATTGGAAGCTTCAACTTGACAAAGGAAAAATGTTCGTACTTCAGTTTAGTAAGATAGGCGAGGGTAGAAAAGTTAAAAAAGCTCTTTTAGACATTCTTACAAATAGTGCAAAAGAGGTTAAGAAAATTTCAACTACTGAATACAATGTTTGGATTACTGGTTCAATTGACGATTATATCGATGAAATTGGCGACGCTCTAGCTGAACAAGTTTTTGACGGTAAAGATTTTGATTATGAGAATCGTGGTGATAGGATAAACATATTCCCTATTAAATAAAAAAACCGGCTTAAGCCGGTTTTTTTATTTTTAAAGTTGTAACTAACCCAATCCAATATACCCACGAGTATCAGATTTTTTTAAGAACTCTATAATATCATTTACTTCAATGACACCTTTGAACTCTCTCTCAAGCTTATCAATTGCAGCAGATCTTTCAAGCTTTTCTCTAAAAACAATTCTGTAAGCATCAGAAATTATCTGAATAGTTTCATCAGTAAATCCTCGCCTTTTTAGTCCAATTTTGTTCAATCCAGCAAATCTTAAAGGTGTTCCCTGAGCACTTATAAATGGAGGAACATCTTTCAGAATTTTAGATCCTCCTTGAACCATAGAGTGTTTTCCTACTCTACAAAATTGGTGTGCAGCAGTCATACCGGAAATTATTACATGATCTTCAATTTCACAATGACCAGCAATTTGAGCACTGTTTACTAATATAACATTATTGCCAACAAGACAATCATGTGCTAAATGAACATAACCCATAATCAGACAATTTTTTCCAATTCTAGTAGTATTATGATATTCAGTTCCTCTATTAAGCTGGCAAAATTCTCGAATAATCGTGTTCTCCCCAACCTCAAAAGTAGTTTTCTCACCATGAAACTTCAAATCTTGAGGAATAGTTCCAATAGAGTTATGATGAAAAATTCTGACATTTTTACTTAATCTAGTTCCTTCTGCAATAACATTGAAAGATCCAATATCACAATTATCACTAATTACAACATCGCCTTCAATCACA encodes the following:
- the lpxA gene encoding acyl-ACP--UDP-N-acetylglucosamine O-acyltransferase; its protein translation is MIHETAIIDSTSIISNDVTIGANVKIGPYNVIEGDVVISDNCDIGSFNVIAEGTRLSKNVRIFHHNSIGTIPQDLKFHGEKTTFEVGENTIIREFCQLNRGTEYHNTTRIGKNCLIMGYVHLAHDCLVGNNVILVNSAQIAGHCEIEDHVIISGMTAAHQFCRVGKHSMVQGGSKILKDVPPFISAQGTPLRFAGLNKIGLKRRGFTDETIQIISDAYRIVFREKLERSAAIDKLEREFKGVIEVNDIIEFLKKSDTRGYIGLG